A region from the Flavobacteriales bacterium genome encodes:
- a CDS encoding 30S ribosomal protein S18, producing the protein MSDNSEIRYLTPIAIETKKAKYCRFKKLGIKYIDYKDSDFLLRFVNEQGKLLPRRITGTSLKYQRKVGQAVKRARHLGLMPYVADMMK; encoded by the coding sequence ATGAGCGACAACAGCGAGATCCGTTATCTCACCCCCATCGCCATCGAGACCAAGAAGGCGAAGTACTGCCGCTTCAAGAAGCTCGGCATCAAGTACATCGATTACAAGGACAGCGACTTCCTGCTCCGTTTCGTGAACGAGCAGGGCAAACTGCTGCCCCGCCGCATCACCGGCACCAGCCTGAAGTACCAGCGCAAAGTGGGCCAGGCCGTGAAGCGTGCCCGCCACTTGGGCCTGATGCCGTACGTTGCAGACATGATGAAGTAA
- a CDS encoding sulfotransferase domain-containing protein → MAAGGVIAGIGRLLQPWRPKLLPSIVVVGAQKAGTSALFTMLASHPKVVPPRIKELDFFGNDEHYAKGIAWYKRLLPAKPWQGEGFVTLDATPGYLPHPLAAQRIRNDLGDVLIAMVLRDPVKRAHSDWNMFHQFKGHAKYAHLYDPRSFEQAVEEELAASAPSTHYVDRGHYAAQVRRYFEVFGRERVLVFGYPQFKRDAASIYVAIERAAGLPARTATQAPKRTKANVRSYEAPLSDSMRQRLVEHYGPHTTELRTLLGYALDLDEQ, encoded by the coding sequence ATGGCGGCTGGAGGCGTGATCGCGGGCATCGGCCGGTTGTTGCAGCCTTGGCGGCCGAAGCTGTTGCCGAGCATTGTGGTGGTGGGTGCACAGAAAGCGGGCACATCGGCACTGTTCACCATGCTCGCATCGCACCCCAAGGTGGTGCCGCCGCGGATCAAGGAGTTGGACTTCTTCGGGAACGACGAGCACTATGCAAAGGGCATTGCATGGTACAAGCGCCTGTTGCCCGCCAAGCCCTGGCAAGGCGAGGGATTCGTTACGCTCGATGCCACCCCGGGCTATTTGCCGCACCCGTTGGCGGCCCAGCGCATCAGGAACGACCTGGGCGATGTACTGATCGCCATGGTCCTGCGGGATCCGGTGAAGCGTGCCCACAGCGACTGGAACATGTTCCACCAGTTCAAGGGCCACGCCAAGTACGCGCACCTGTACGACCCGCGCTCGTTCGAGCAAGCAGTGGAGGAGGAACTGGCTGCTTCGGCGCCAAGCACGCACTATGTGGATCGCGGCCACTACGCCGCGCAGGTGCGCCGGTACTTCGAGGTCTTCGGTCGCGAACGCGTACTCGTGTTCGGCTACCCGCAGTTCAAGCGCGACGCAGCCAGCATTTATGTCGCCATTGAGCGCGCCGCAGGGCTCCCGGCGCGCACCGCCACGCAAGCTCCCAAACGCACCAAGGCCAACGTCCGCAGCTACGAAGCGCCGCTCTCCGACAGCATGCGCCAGCGCCTTGTCGAGCACTATGGTCCGCACACCACGGAACTACGAACACTGCTCGGATATGCGCTCGATCTCGACGAACAGTAG
- a CDS encoding aconitate hydratase, producing the protein MSQIFDLDMIKAVYSRFPSRIAAARKAVGKPLTLTEKILYAHLWDGEAKQAFGRGKDYVDFAPDRVTMQDATAQMALLQFSTTGRPKVAVPSTVHCDHLIQARVGAKQDLQEALNKSNEVFNFLESISNKYGIGFWKPGAGIIHQVMLENYAFPGGMMIGTDSHTVNAGGLGMVAIGVGGADACDVMSGLPWELKFPKLIGVKLTGKLNGWTAPKDVILKVAGILTVKGGTGAIVEYFGEGAVSMSCTGKGTIANMGAEIGATTSTFGYDDSMRRYLKATGRTEVAALADGIAGDLTGDPEVYADPAKYFDQVIEIDLSTLSPHLNGPFTPDLATPVSEMKAKAAKNDWPVDIEWALIGSCTNSSYEDISRAASIVADAVSKGVKPKSHLGINPGSEQVRSTIERDGFIETFEKSGATIFTNACGPCIGQWAREGADKQEKNSIVHSFNRNFAKRADGNPNTHAFVASPEMVAAIALSGKLTFDPVRDTLTNDKGEQVKLAEPTGWELPPKGFAVEDAGYQAPAADGSKVNVVVKPDSQRLQLLEPFPAWNGKNISDAVLLIKAKGKCTTDHISMAGTWLRYRGHLDNISNNTLIGATNAFNGEADKVKNQLTGEYGPVPATQRAYKAAGITSIVVGDQNYGEGSSREHAAMQPRHLGVAAVLVKSFARIHETNLKKQGMLALTFSNEADYDKIQEDDRIDFTDLTSFAPGKPLTLVLKHKDGSKDSILVNHTYNDQQIEWFKAGGALNIIRAQQKG; encoded by the coding sequence ATGAGCCAGATCTTCGACCTCGACATGATCAAGGCGGTCTACAGCCGCTTCCCTTCGCGTATTGCCGCTGCCCGCAAGGCCGTAGGCAAGCCGCTTACGCTTACCGAGAAGATCCTCTATGCCCACCTCTGGGACGGTGAGGCGAAGCAAGCGTTCGGCCGCGGGAAGGACTATGTCGATTTCGCGCCGGACCGGGTGACCATGCAGGACGCCACCGCGCAGATGGCCCTGTTGCAGTTCAGCACCACTGGTCGCCCCAAGGTTGCCGTGCCCAGCACCGTGCACTGCGATCACTTGATCCAAGCGCGGGTGGGAGCGAAGCAGGACCTGCAGGAGGCGCTCAACAAGAGCAACGAGGTCTTCAACTTCCTGGAGAGCATCAGCAACAAGTACGGCATCGGCTTCTGGAAACCCGGCGCGGGCATCATCCACCAGGTGATGCTGGAGAACTACGCCTTCCCCGGCGGCATGATGATCGGTACCGACAGCCACACGGTGAACGCCGGCGGTCTCGGCATGGTGGCCATCGGCGTGGGCGGTGCGGATGCGTGCGACGTGATGAGCGGCCTTCCGTGGGAGCTCAAGTTCCCCAAGCTCATCGGCGTGAAGCTCACAGGCAAGCTGAACGGTTGGACCGCACCGAAGGACGTGATCCTGAAAGTCGCCGGCATCCTCACGGTGAAGGGCGGAACCGGTGCGATCGTGGAGTACTTCGGGGAAGGCGCCGTGAGCATGAGCTGTACCGGCAAAGGCACCATCGCCAACATGGGCGCTGAGATCGGTGCCACAACCAGCACTTTCGGGTACGATGACAGCATGCGCCGCTACCTGAAGGCCACCGGCCGCACAGAAGTGGCCGCTCTCGCCGATGGCATCGCTGGCGACCTCACCGGTGATCCCGAGGTGTACGCCGACCCGGCCAAGTACTTCGACCAGGTGATCGAGATCGACCTGAGCACGCTGAGCCCGCACCTGAACGGTCCCTTCACGCCCGACCTGGCCACGCCGGTGAGCGAGATGAAGGCGAAGGCCGCCAAGAACGACTGGCCGGTGGACATCGAGTGGGCGCTGATCGGTTCCTGCACCAACAGCAGCTACGAGGACATCAGCCGCGCCGCCAGCATCGTGGCCGACGCGGTGAGCAAAGGCGTGAAGCCGAAGTCGCACTTGGGCATCAACCCCGGCTCCGAACAGGTACGCTCCACTATCGAGCGCGATGGGTTCATCGAGACCTTCGAGAAAAGCGGCGCCACCATCTTCACCAATGCCTGTGGTCCTTGCATCGGCCAGTGGGCGCGCGAGGGTGCCGACAAACAGGAGAAGAATTCCATCGTCCACTCCTTCAACCGGAACTTCGCGAAGCGCGCGGACGGCAATCCCAACACGCATGCCTTCGTGGCCTCGCCGGAAATGGTGGCAGCCATCGCCCTCAGCGGCAAGCTCACCTTCGATCCGGTGCGCGATACGCTCACCAACGACAAGGGTGAGCAAGTGAAGCTGGCCGAACCCACCGGCTGGGAATTGCCCCCGAAAGGCTTCGCAGTGGAAGATGCCGGCTACCAGGCACCAGCGGCCGATGGCAGCAAAGTGAACGTGGTGGTGAAGCCCGACAGTCAGCGATTGCAACTGCTCGAACCCTTCCCCGCATGGAACGGGAAGAACATCAGCGATGCGGTGCTGCTGATCAAGGCCAAAGGCAAGTGCACCACGGACCACATCAGCATGGCCGGTACCTGGCTGCGCTACCGCGGACATCTCGACAACATCAGCAACAACACGCTGATCGGGGCCACGAACGCCTTCAACGGCGAGGCCGACAAGGTGAAGAACCAGCTCACCGGCGAATACGGTCCGGTGCCGGCGACGCAGCGCGCTTACAAAGCCGCAGGCATCACGAGCATCGTAGTGGGCGATCAGAACTATGGCGAAGGTTCAAGCCGCGAGCACGCCGCCATGCAGCCGCGGCACCTAGGTGTGGCCGCCGTGCTGGTGAAGAGCTTCGCACGGATCCACGAGACCAACCTGAAGAAGCAGGGCATGCTCGCCCTCACCTTCAGCAACGAAGCCGACTACGACAAGATCCAGGAGGACGACCGCATCGACTTCACGGACCTCACTTCGTTCGCGCCCGGCAAGCCGCTGACGCTCGTGCTGAAGCACAAGGACGGCTCGAAGGACAGCATCCTGGTGAACCACACGTACAACGATCAACAGATCGAGTGGTTCAAGGCCGGCGGTGCGCTCAACATCATCCGCGCGCAGCAGAAGGGCTGA
- a CDS encoding multidrug transporter: MHAGRRFTTREVLYWTRRDIYWFLLLAIVPTVLYEVAGLKWLTLPWVPIALVGTAVAFLTGFKNNACYDRLWEARQIYGAIVNTSRSWGIMVVDFITAKHAGASVSEAELQRIHTRLIHRHLAWLHALRFQLRQPRVWEHLVKSYNREYRKWYTIDEVENKLEDALSGLITADEQARVLAKSNRATQLIAEQSRDLRELLDRGLIEDFRHMELEKLLVDLYTQQGKCERIKNFPYPKQYGTLNLMFTRLFTNLVPFGMLNEFAKVGDGFVWLTIPFSALVAWVFNMMEKIGEASENPFEGGANDVPITAITRTIEIDLREMLGEKDVPKPLAPVNNILM; encoded by the coding sequence ATGCACGCCGGACGACGGTTCACGACACGCGAAGTCCTGTATTGGACACGCCGCGACATCTACTGGTTCCTCCTCCTGGCCATCGTACCCACGGTGCTGTACGAAGTGGCCGGCCTGAAGTGGCTCACCCTGCCGTGGGTACCCATCGCCTTGGTGGGCACTGCGGTGGCCTTTCTCACCGGCTTCAAGAACAATGCCTGCTATGATCGTTTGTGGGAGGCCCGCCAGATCTACGGTGCCATTGTCAACACCAGCAGGAGCTGGGGTATCATGGTAGTGGACTTCATTACCGCCAAGCACGCGGGAGCGTCGGTAAGCGAGGCGGAACTGCAGCGCATCCACACGCGGCTCATCCATCGGCACCTGGCCTGGTTGCATGCGTTGCGCTTCCAGCTTCGGCAACCCCGGGTTTGGGAGCATTTGGTCAAATCGTACAACCGCGAATACCGCAAGTGGTACACCATCGACGAAGTGGAGAACAAACTGGAGGATGCGCTCAGCGGGCTGATCACAGCAGATGAGCAAGCGAGGGTCCTCGCCAAAAGCAACCGGGCCACCCAGCTCATTGCCGAGCAATCACGCGATCTGCGTGAACTCCTGGACCGCGGCCTGATCGAGGACTTCCGCCACATGGAACTGGAGAAGCTCCTCGTTGACCTCTACACGCAGCAGGGCAAGTGCGAACGCATCAAGAACTTCCCCTACCCCAAGCAGTACGGCACGCTCAACCTCATGTTCACCAGGCTCTTCACCAATCTGGTACCCTTCGGTATGCTGAACGAATTCGCCAAAGTGGGCGATGGGTTCGTGTGGCTCACCATCCCGTTCAGTGCGCTGGTGGCCTGGGTCTTCAACATGATGGAGAAGATCGGCGAAGCCAGTGAGAATCCCTTCGAGGGCGGTGCCAACGACGTGCCCATCACGGCCATCACACGCACCATCGAGATCGACCTGCGCGAGATGCTCGGCGAGAAGGATGTGCCCAAACCGCTGGCACCGGTGAACAACATCCTCATGTGA
- a CDS encoding threonine/serine exporter family protein, with amino-acid sequence MSTTDRTTLLRFLSRLGQAELAAGNAVALIERDLGQIAHRNGVHDLTASVLPTVMFLQLEDGTEHRLQLTLGPYRSGGLRFDQIEGVLTVARDARSGRITPSEGLRRLDAIWKMKHRYRDVGFVFGYLITTIGVGLMIRPTWQALSAVSVLGLVCALLLVMVRRQPSWSAVMPVVAAFVLSSAVALAYRMGFEQPVMDLLIPPLIVFLPGSMLTVAIVELAFANVVSGATRLVAGFAQLILLAFGILGGFHAFGGLPTVTHLPVDERLALWMPWLGVLLFAVGLHLYKSSRARSLVWMIATMLMAYLGQTLSDLVLDGASTAFFGAVLMTVSALTIEYRFNGPPALITFLPAFWLLAPGSLGLESVTSITTTGTGTAMNILQFLFTLTAIATGCLIGAFIYSGVFHFRRVRWFGREHMPASTTEPAPDNFPERLD; translated from the coding sequence ATGAGCACCACTGACCGCACCACGCTATTGCGTTTCCTGAGCCGCTTGGGCCAGGCAGAGCTTGCGGCGGGCAATGCCGTGGCGCTGATCGAACGGGACCTCGGCCAGATCGCGCACCGCAACGGCGTGCACGACCTCACGGCCTCGGTGCTGCCCACGGTGATGTTCCTGCAATTGGAGGACGGCACGGAGCATCGCCTGCAGCTCACCTTGGGGCCTTATCGCTCCGGTGGCCTGCGCTTCGATCAGATCGAAGGCGTGCTGACGGTGGCGCGCGATGCCCGCAGCGGGAGGATCACGCCATCCGAAGGTCTTCGTCGCTTGGATGCCATTTGGAAGATGAAGCACCGCTACCGCGATGTGGGCTTCGTGTTCGGTTACCTGATCACCACCATCGGCGTTGGCCTCATGATCAGGCCCACATGGCAGGCGTTGAGCGCTGTGAGCGTGCTCGGACTGGTCTGTGCCCTGCTGCTGGTCATGGTGCGTCGCCAACCGTCGTGGAGCGCGGTGATGCCGGTTGTTGCGGCCTTCGTGCTTTCGTCAGCCGTGGCACTTGCGTACCGGATGGGTTTCGAGCAGCCGGTCATGGATCTCCTCATACCGCCGCTCATCGTGTTCCTGCCCGGTAGCATGCTTACGGTGGCCATCGTTGAACTTGCGTTCGCCAACGTGGTGAGCGGTGCCACGCGCTTGGTGGCCGGGTTCGCGCAGTTGATCCTGCTGGCCTTTGGCATCCTTGGCGGCTTCCATGCCTTTGGCGGCTTACCCACGGTGACCCATTTGCCGGTGGATGAACGCCTCGCCTTGTGGATGCCTTGGCTAGGCGTGCTCCTGTTCGCCGTGGGGCTGCACCTCTACAAGAGCAGCCGGGCCCGTTCGCTCGTGTGGATGATCGCCACCATGCTGATGGCCTACCTGGGCCAAACGCTCAGCGATCTGGTGCTCGACGGCGCATCGACGGCGTTCTTCGGTGCCGTGCTCATGACGGTGAGCGCATTGACGATCGAATACCGCTTCAATGGACCGCCCGCATTGATCACCTTCCTGCCCGCTTTCTGGCTTCTGGCGCCCGGCTCGCTCGGTTTGGAAAGCGTGACCAGTATCACCACAACCGGCACGGGCACGGCGATGAACATCCTCCAGTTCCTTTTCACCCTAACGGCCATTGCCACTGGATGCCTCATCGGTGCGTTCATCTACAGCGGCGTGTTCCATTTCCGCCGGGTGCGCTGGTTCGGGCGCGAGCATATGCCCGCTTCCACAACGGAACCCGCACCGGACAATTTCCCCGAACGGCTCGATTGA
- a CDS encoding DegT/DnrJ/EryC1/StrS family aminotransferase — MTNALQAETGITPKRAAKWPEPIFVTKAFLPPLEEYNALMKQVWDNGWVTNHGPMVREFEKTLVERFGLQHSVYMVNGTIALNMAIRALELKGEIITTAFTHPVTTSSIQWENCEPVFVDVEEGGFNIDAKRIEERITSRTSAIMATHVYGLPCDVDAIDAIAKRHGLKVIYDGAHAFGTTVNGRSILHAGDVSTTSYHATKVFHTVEGGSMHAADFAVHERIRLMRTMGQVDENFLTPGLNAKTSEMHAAMGIANLPYYDAILANRKHQWRRYHSALEPLPVMLAAIPGSNVEYNHSYFPIVFRDEEQLMRVRTDLNTANVFPRRYFRPATTLLPYVDRAGECPVAERLSASVLCLPLFHDLSDEAIDHVVANIADSLAKG; from the coding sequence ATGACCAACGCTCTTCAGGCCGAAACGGGCATCACCCCGAAGCGTGCCGCCAAGTGGCCCGAGCCCATCTTCGTCACCAAGGCCTTCCTGCCTCCGCTGGAGGAATACAACGCCTTGATGAAGCAAGTTTGGGACAATGGCTGGGTGACCAACCACGGCCCCATGGTGCGCGAGTTCGAGAAGACGCTCGTGGAGCGGTTTGGCCTGCAGCATTCCGTCTATATGGTCAACGGCACCATCGCGCTCAACATGGCCATCCGTGCGTTGGAACTGAAGGGCGAGATCATCACCACGGCGTTCACGCATCCTGTCACCACCAGCAGCATCCAATGGGAGAACTGCGAACCGGTGTTCGTTGATGTGGAGGAAGGGGGATTCAACATCGACGCCAAGCGCATCGAAGAGCGCATCACATCGCGGACGAGTGCCATCATGGCCACCCACGTGTACGGTCTTCCGTGCGATGTGGACGCCATCGACGCCATCGCCAAGCGCCACGGTCTGAAGGTGATCTATGACGGTGCCCATGCCTTCGGTACCACGGTGAACGGGCGCAGCATCCTGCACGCCGGCGACGTGAGCACCACCAGCTACCATGCGACCAAGGTCTTCCATACGGTGGAGGGTGGCAGCATGCACGCCGCCGATTTCGCCGTGCACGAGCGGATCCGCCTGATGCGGACCATGGGGCAGGTGGATGAGAATTTCCTGACGCCCGGCCTCAACGCCAAGACCAGTGAGATGCACGCGGCCATGGGCATAGCCAACCTGCCTTACTACGACGCCATCCTGGCCAACCGCAAGCACCAATGGCGGCGGTACCATTCGGCGCTTGAACCCCTCCCGGTGATGTTGGCCGCCATACCCGGGAGCAACGTGGAGTACAACCACAGCTACTTCCCGATCGTGTTCCGTGATGAGGAACAGTTGATGCGCGTGCGCACCGACTTGAACACTGCGAACGTCTTTCCGCGCCGCTACTTCCGCCCCGCCACGACACTCCTGCCGTATGTGGACCGTGCAGGCGAATGCCCTGTGGCAGAACGCCTGAGCGCAAGTGTGCTCTGCCTGCCACTGTTTCATGACCTGAGCGACGAGGCCATCGACCACGTTGTGGCCAACATCGCCGATTCGCTGGCGAAGGGTTGA
- a CDS encoding 30S ribosomal protein S6, with amino-acid sequence MTNRYETIFILTPVLSEDQTKEVVKKFKDLVKKGSGKVHHEESWGMRKLAYPIQKKSTGFYHLFEFEGQSSFIDKLETEYRRDERVIRFLTVKMDQHHVAFAERRRNKAKSEQPAGEAAEKPARAPRKKKEETETNA; translated from the coding sequence ATGACCAACCGGTACGAGACCATCTTCATTTTAACTCCCGTTTTGTCTGAGGACCAGACAAAGGAGGTGGTCAAGAAGTTCAAAGACCTTGTGAAAAAAGGCAGTGGTAAGGTCCACCACGAGGAGAGCTGGGGGATGCGCAAGCTCGCGTATCCCATCCAGAAGAAGTCCACGGGCTTCTACCACCTGTTCGAGTTCGAAGGCCAGTCGAGCTTCATCGACAAGCTGGAGACCGAGTACCGCCGCGATGAGCGCGTGATCCGCTTCCTGACCGTGAAGATGGACCAGCACCACGTGGCCTTCGCAGAGCGCCGACGCAACAAGGCCAAGAGCGAGCAGCCCGCAGGGGAGGCCGCTGAGAAGCCCGCCCGTGCGCCCCGCAAGAAGAAAGAGGAAACCGAGACCAACGCCTGA
- a CDS encoding ABC transporter ATP-binding protein, producing the protein MKQGVAISVHDVHKQYRLGVFGGTTLAEDIKAWWAKVQGKPDPRIPIGQEHMAQRAGEYFLALRGLSFDIKQGEVVGVIGRNGAGKSTLLKLMSRITSPTRGAIRIRGRVSSLLEVGTGFNPELTGRENIFLNGAILGLRKHEIEAKLEDIIAFSGIKHHIDSPVKRYSSGMRVRLGFAVAAHLEPEVLIIDEVLAVGDAEFQRKCLGKMKDVASSGRTILFVSHNMTSIRSLCTRVIWLQDGKVAMDGPAEEVVTAYLRTYASNNDSVEWSEADAPGNEHVRLRDVAVEDHGSESLLTWRSPFTIRIGFDNKDIADGTLNVGILLFNGDDVLLFSSSLMERAAVSTGLGRNVARCTVPAEFLNVGDYRVTVMFYHNGKRLFRKDDTVAFAVHDTEREGAWHGRRKGVVIPALEWRLEA; encoded by the coding sequence ATGAAGCAGGGCGTGGCCATCAGCGTGCACGATGTGCACAAGCAGTACCGCTTGGGCGTGTTCGGTGGCACCACGCTGGCCGAGGACATCAAAGCGTGGTGGGCCAAGGTGCAGGGCAAACCCGACCCGCGTATCCCCATCGGTCAGGAGCACATGGCACAACGCGCCGGTGAGTACTTCCTCGCGTTGCGCGGTCTTTCGTTCGACATCAAGCAGGGCGAAGTGGTGGGTGTGATCGGGCGCAACGGCGCTGGCAAGAGCACGTTGCTGAAACTCATGTCGCGCATCACATCGCCCACGCGCGGTGCCATCCGCATCCGTGGTCGTGTGAGCAGCCTGCTCGAGGTGGGGACAGGGTTCAATCCTGAACTGACCGGACGCGAGAACATCTTCCTCAATGGTGCCATCCTCGGTCTGCGCAAGCACGAGATCGAAGCGAAGCTCGAGGACATCATCGCCTTCAGCGGCATCAAGCACCACATCGACAGCCCGGTGAAACGCTACAGCAGCGGCATGCGCGTGCGGTTGGGTTTCGCCGTGGCCGCGCACCTGGAACCCGAGGTCCTGATCATCGATGAAGTGCTGGCCGTGGGCGATGCGGAATTCCAACGCAAGTGCTTGGGGAAAATGAAGGACGTGGCCAGCAGCGGACGGACCATCCTGTTCGTGAGCCACAACATGACATCGATACGCAGCCTGTGCACGCGCGTGATCTGGCTGCAGGACGGCAAAGTGGCCATGGACGGCCCGGCCGAAGAAGTGGTGACCGCGTATTTGCGCACCTATGCGAGCAACAATGACTCCGTGGAATGGAGCGAAGCGGATGCCCCGGGCAACGAGCATGTACGCTTGCGTGATGTGGCTGTGGAAGACCACGGATCGGAGAGCCTGCTCACATGGCGGTCACCGTTCACCATCCGCATCGGGTTCGACAACAAGGACATAGCTGACGGCACGCTCAACGTCGGCATCCTGCTGTTCAACGGCGACGACGTGCTGCTGTTCTCTTCATCGCTCATGGAACGTGCGGCGGTGAGCACCGGTTTGGGCCGTAACGTGGCGCGCTGCACGGTGCCCGCTGAATTCCTCAACGTGGGGGATTACCGCGTGACGGTGATGTTCTACCACAACGGCAAACGGCTCTTCCGGAAGGACGATACGGTGGCCTTCGCGGTGCACGACACCGAACGCGAGGGCGCATGGCACGGTCGCCGCAAAGGCGTTGTGATCCCGGCATTGGAATGGCGGCTGGAGGCGTGA
- a CDS encoding dipeptide epimerase, translating into MHLRAVPARIIRIALDQLSIPLKAPFITSLGSLHKVESVVVIIDTEDGLVGQGECNPFWAINGETVGTCVAVGAHLAQAMLRRDALDIDGAHAVMDRLIFGNNSIKSAFDIALHDIAAQHAGKPLADFLGGDRRLQLVTDYTVSIGSPERMAQDARAIVDAGFTVVKVKVGGDPNEDIQRILAIRSAIGERIPLRIDANQGWSTEQAILVLNALRDAGIQHCEEPIPRWQFMELRGVKEASPIPIMADESCCDHRDAERLIALGACQRFNIKLGKSGGLHKARKIIALAEAAGMSVQVGGFLESRLAWSAAAALATTSSCVQYCDMDTPLMFTEDPVEGGITYGSAGTITIPEGPGLGARIKGSYPLDAFHVVST; encoded by the coding sequence ATGCACCTTCGCGCCGTGCCCGCTCGCATCATCCGTATCGCACTCGACCAACTGAGCATTCCGCTCAAGGCGCCCTTCATCACTTCGTTGGGTTCGCTCCACAAGGTGGAAAGCGTGGTCGTGATCATTGACACCGAGGACGGCTTGGTCGGTCAAGGCGAGTGCAATCCGTTTTGGGCCATCAATGGTGAGACGGTCGGAACCTGCGTTGCTGTTGGCGCTCATTTGGCCCAGGCCATGTTGCGCCGTGATGCGCTGGACATTGATGGGGCTCATGCCGTCATGGACCGCCTCATCTTCGGCAACAACAGCATCAAGAGCGCGTTCGACATTGCCTTGCACGATATCGCAGCACAGCACGCTGGCAAGCCCTTGGCCGACTTCCTTGGTGGTGACCGAAGGTTACAACTCGTGACGGACTATACGGTGAGCATCGGAAGCCCTGAACGGATGGCGCAGGATGCGCGGGCGATCGTCGATGCGGGCTTCACGGTGGTCAAAGTGAAGGTCGGTGGTGATCCGAACGAAGACATCCAGCGCATCCTGGCAATTCGAAGTGCCATCGGCGAACGCATCCCGTTGCGCATCGATGCCAATCAAGGCTGGTCGACGGAGCAAGCGATCCTCGTGTTGAACGCTTTGCGCGATGCGGGCATCCAGCATTGTGAAGAGCCCATCCCGCGGTGGCAGTTCATGGAGCTGCGCGGCGTGAAAGAGGCATCGCCGATCCCCATCATGGCCGATGAAAGCTGCTGCGATCACCGCGACGCCGAGCGGCTCATCGCATTGGGCGCATGCCAGCGGTTCAACATCAAACTGGGCAAGAGCGGTGGACTGCACAAAGCACGCAAGATCATCGCGTTGGCCGAGGCCGCCGGTATGTCCGTGCAGGTGGGCGGATTCCTGGAATCGAGGTTGGCATGGAGCGCCGCCGCTGCATTGGCAACGACCAGTTCATGCGTGCAGTATTGCGATATGGATACGCCACTGATGTTCACCGAGGACCCGGTGGAGGGCGGCATCACATACGGAAGTGCGGGAACCATCACGATCCCCGAAGGCCCCGGACTTGGGGCGCGCATCAAGGGGTCATACCCGTTGGATGCGTTTCATGTGGTTTCAACATGA
- a CDS encoding 50S ribosomal protein L9, whose translation MEVILKKDVEHLGYANDVVKVRDGYARNFLLPRGLAVSATESEKKQLAETMKQRAHKEAKIKAEAEKMADGLAAKTLKIGAKAGEKGKIFGSVNTIQIADAIRALGFEVDRKSIKLKGDMIKTLGKYEAEVAFHREVVRTIPFEVVEE comes from the coding sequence ATGGAAGTCATCCTGAAGAAAGACGTGGAGCACTTGGGCTACGCCAACGACGTGGTGAAAGTGCGCGACGGGTATGCCCGCAATTTCCTGTTGCCCCGCGGCCTGGCCGTGAGCGCAACGGAGAGCGAGAAGAAGCAGCTGGCCGAAACGATGAAGCAGCGTGCCCACAAGGAAGCCAAGATCAAGGCGGAAGCCGAGAAGATGGCCGACGGGCTCGCAGCCAAGACCCTGAAGATCGGCGCCAAGGCCGGCGAGAAGGGCAAGATCTTCGGCAGCGTGAACACCATCCAGATCGCTGACGCCATCCGCGCGCTCGGCTTCGAGGTGGACCGCAAGAGCATCAAGCTCAAGGGCGATATGATCAAGACCCTCGGCAAGTACGAGGCTGAGGTCGCCTTCCACCGCGAGGTGGTGCGCACCATCCCCTTCGAGGTGGTGGAGGAGTGA